From Crassaminicella indica, one genomic window encodes:
- the noc gene encoding nucleoid occlusion protein — MIKDIGTEILQIPVDSILPNPYQPRKVFKKGNLEELSESIKVYGVLQPISVRKIGENRYELVAGERRLRAAKLAELKNIPAIVTEMTDQDSAVLALIENLQREDLNFIEEAEGYLHLMEDHNFTQQEIAQKVGKNQSTIANKLRILKLPSKVKELLIENGLTERHGRALLKLHDEKLQLMVLKEIIDKDLNVKKTEKRINEILDEVTKGDEEGTKKRIKSAFNFKIYLNTLKNAYNAIKETGLKAEYKQSDKGEYIEVVVKIPKNQ; from the coding sequence ATGATAAAAGACATAGGCACAGAAATTCTACAAATTCCTGTTGATTCTATTTTGCCAAATCCATATCAACCTAGAAAGGTTTTTAAAAAAGGGAATTTAGAAGAATTAAGTGAATCCATAAAAGTATATGGGGTATTACAGCCTATAAGTGTTAGAAAAATTGGAGAAAATCGTTATGAACTTGTAGCCGGAGAAAGAAGATTAAGGGCTGCAAAGCTTGCTGAGCTTAAAAATATACCTGCAATTGTAACGGAAATGACAGATCAGGATTCGGCTGTTCTTGCACTGATTGAAAATTTACAAAGAGAAGATTTGAATTTTATAGAGGAAGCAGAAGGTTATCTTCATTTAATGGAGGATCATAATTTTACTCAGCAGGAAATTGCACAAAAGGTTGGAAAAAATCAATCAACTATTGCAAACAAATTAAGAATTTTAAAATTACCTAGTAAAGTAAAGGAATTATTAATAGAGAACGGATTAACTGAAAGACACGGAAGAGCTTTATTGAAATTACATGATGAAAAGTTGCAGTTAATGGTCTTAAAAGAGATTATTGATAAAGATTTGAATGTAAAGAAGACAGAAAAAAGAATTAATGAGATATTAGATGAAGTTACTAAGGGTGATGAAGAAGGCACAAAAAAACGAATTAAAAGTGCTTTTAATTTTAAAATTTATTTAAATACATTAAAGAATGCATATAATGCTATTAAAGAAACCGGGTTAAAGGCTGAATATAAGCAATCAGATAAAGGAGAATATATAGAAGTTGTTGTAAAAATTCCTAAAAATCAGTAA
- the rsmG gene encoding 16S rRNA (guanine(527)-N(7))-methyltransferase RsmG codes for MNNVELLEEGSKELGLNLNSDQINQFLKYKDLLIEWNKKMNLTAITEEREVMIKHFLDSLCCMTLPFIKKNSKVIDVGTGAGFPGIPINIYDPTISLTLLDSLNKRIKFLQEVCENLGLKAVDFQHGRAEDFGKNKNFRQSYDIAVARAVAPLNVLCEYCLPFVSIGGYFICQKGPNIDEEMKDAKKAIEVLGGKFIEKKDIKLPFCDITHNIVVIEKVKETPTKYPRKAGTPTKKPLL; via the coding sequence ATGAATAATGTAGAGCTTCTTGAAGAAGGCTCAAAAGAACTAGGGTTAAATTTAAATAGTGATCAAATCAATCAATTTTTAAAGTATAAGGATTTATTAATTGAATGGAATAAAAAAATGAATCTAACAGCTATTACAGAAGAAAGAGAAGTTATGATTAAGCATTTTTTAGATTCTTTATGCTGTATGACACTTCCCTTTATAAAGAAAAATTCTAAAGTGATTGATGTAGGAACAGGTGCAGGGTTTCCCGGTATTCCTATAAATATTTATGATCCAACTATAAGCTTAACGCTATTAGATTCATTAAATAAAAGGATTAAGTTTCTTCAAGAGGTTTGTGAGAATTTAGGATTAAAAGCTGTAGATTTTCAGCATGGACGAGCAGAAGACTTTGGGAAAAATAAAAATTTCAGGCAAAGCTATGATATTGCTGTTGCTAGAGCTGTTGCACCATTAAATGTATTATGTGAATATTGTTTGCCATTTGTAAGTATAGGTGGATATTTTATTTGCCAAAAGGGTCCTAACATTGATGAAGAAATGAAGGATGCAAAAAAAGCGATAGAAGTATTAGGCGGTAAATTTATTGAAAAGAAAGATATAAAATTGCCGTTTTGTGATATTACTCATAATATTGTTGTAATTGAGAAAGTGAAAGAAACACCGACAAAATATCCTAGAAAGGCTGGAACTCCGACTAAAAAACCTTTACTATAA
- the mnmG gene encoding tRNA uridine-5-carboxymethylaminomethyl(34) synthesis enzyme MnmG, whose amino-acid sequence MLEKFGAGDYDVVVIGAGHAGCEAALASARMGCSTLLVSINLDSIAMMPCNPSIGGTGKGHLVREIDALGGEMGLIIDKAFIQSRMLNTAKGPAVHSLRAQADKQLYHIEMKKVLENQENLDIKQGEVIEIIVEENRVKGVVFSTGSVYTAKAVILATGTYLGGKIFIGRTSYESGPNGLASSKKLTKSLEEIGLKMRRFKTGTPARVDKSTLDFSKMEEQPGDEKVVPFSFMNESLEKDQISCWLTYTNEKTHEIIRKDIHRSAMYGGEIEGTGPRYCPSIEDKITRFSDKKRHQLFIEPEGLNTNEMYVQGMSTSLPEDVQVKFYRSIPGLENVKIMRPAYAIEYDCIDPLQLKLTLECKDIEYLFSAGQFNGSSGYEEAAAQGLIAGINAALKIQGKESFTLDRSEAYIGVLIDDLVTKGTNEPYRMMTSRAEYRLVLRQDNADLRLTEKGYNIGLVTKERYEKFLKKKELIEKEMTRLKQTTVTPSQANEFLEKMGTSTLKSGVSLKDLLKRPQITYEALKELDKNRPNLPLEVVEQCEIQIKYEGYIGKQLKQIEQFKKLEMKKLNPDMDYSQIDGLRLEARQKLNAIKPLSVGQASRISGVSPADISVLLIYLEQQRRKRGEKNE is encoded by the coding sequence ATGCTAGAAAAATTTGGAGCAGGCGATTATGATGTAGTTGTTATTGGAGCTGGGCATGCTGGATGTGAAGCAGCTTTAGCATCTGCTCGTATGGGTTGTAGTACATTACTTGTATCCATAAACTTAGATTCTATTGCTATGATGCCTTGTAATCCTTCCATAGGAGGAACAGGAAAAGGACACCTTGTAAGAGAAATCGATGCATTAGGTGGAGAGATGGGACTTATTATAGATAAGGCTTTTATACAAAGTCGTATGCTCAATACGGCAAAAGGTCCTGCTGTGCATTCATTAAGGGCTCAAGCTGATAAACAGCTTTATCATATAGAAATGAAAAAAGTTTTGGAAAATCAAGAAAATCTTGATATAAAGCAAGGAGAAGTTATTGAAATTATAGTAGAAGAAAATCGTGTAAAAGGAGTTGTATTCAGTACAGGCTCTGTATATACTGCAAAAGCAGTAATATTAGCTACAGGAACTTATTTAGGAGGAAAAATATTTATTGGACGTACAAGCTATGAAAGTGGACCAAATGGATTAGCTTCTTCTAAAAAATTAACAAAAAGCTTAGAAGAAATAGGATTAAAAATGAGAAGATTCAAAACAGGTACACCAGCAAGGGTAGATAAGTCTACTTTGGATTTTTCTAAAATGGAAGAGCAGCCAGGAGATGAAAAAGTTGTTCCTTTTTCATTTATGAATGAATCATTAGAAAAGGATCAAATTTCTTGCTGGCTTACTTATACAAATGAAAAAACTCATGAAATTATTCGAAAGGATATTCATCGTTCTGCAATGTATGGCGGAGAAATAGAGGGGACAGGACCTAGATATTGTCCTTCTATTGAAGATAAGATAACAAGATTTTCAGATAAGAAAAGACATCAATTATTTATTGAACCAGAAGGTTTAAATACTAATGAAATGTATGTACAAGGTATGTCAACAAGCCTCCCAGAAGATGTACAGGTCAAATTCTATAGAAGTATTCCAGGTCTTGAAAATGTAAAGATAATGCGTCCGGCTTATGCGATCGAATATGATTGTATTGATCCATTACAATTAAAATTAACTTTAGAATGTAAGGATATTGAATATTTATTTTCAGCAGGACAATTTAATGGAAGCTCTGGATATGAAGAGGCTGCTGCTCAAGGGCTTATTGCAGGGATTAATGCAGCTCTTAAAATTCAAGGAAAAGAATCTTTTACACTAGATCGTTCAGAGGCATATATAGGGGTACTTATTGATGATTTAGTAACAAAAGGAACTAATGAACCTTATAGAATGATGACATCTAGAGCAGAATATAGATTAGTATTAAGACAGGACAATGCAGATTTGAGACTTACAGAAAAAGGATATAATATAGGATTAGTAACAAAGGAAAGATATGAGAAATTCTTAAAGAAAAAAGAATTGATAGAAAAAGAAATGACAAGGTTGAAGCAAACTACTGTAACTCCTAGTCAAGCAAATGAATTTTTAGAAAAAATGGGTACATCTACTTTAAAAAGTGGTGTATCTTTAAAGGATTTATTAAAGCGTCCTCAAATCACATATGAAGCTTTAAAGGAATTAGATAAAAATCGTCCAAATCTTCCGTTAGAAGTAGTAGAGCAGTGTGAAATACAAATAAAATACGAAGGATATATTGGGAAACAGTTAAAACAGATTGAACAGTTTAAAAAGCTTGAGATGAAAAAATTAAATCCAGATATGGATTATAGTCAAATTGATGGGTTAAGGCTTGAAGCTAGACAAAAGTTAAATGCTATAAAGCCTTTATCTGTTGGACAGGCATCGAGAATTTCTGGAGTATCACCTGCTGATATTTCTGTGCTTTTAATTTACCTAGAGCAACAGCGAAGAAAAAGAGGTGAAAAAAATGAATAA
- the mnmE gene encoding tRNA uridine-5-carboxymethylaminomethyl(34) synthesis GTPase MnmE has translation MSDTIAAIATAPGEAGIGIVRLSGEASLEILDKIFVPTKGNSIKEYKPRRLTHGKIVDPHTKKLIDEVLVVYMKAPYTYTAEDVVEINCHGGIVPVRKILQLVLRNGARMAERGEFTKRAFLNGRIDLSQAEAVMDLISAKTDKSFDVAFGQLEGSLSKEVKAIRDNILEMMAHITVNIDFPDEDIEEITYNELMESSNKIHEDIERLLESSNTGRIIKEGLHTVIIGKPNVGKSSLMNALLKESRAIVTEVPGTTRDIIEEFVSIRGIPLKIVDTAGIRETEDIVEKIGVERSKEFFNKGDLVIFVLNASEALTDEDRKIIELLKDRPTIVLMNKTDLPVVLDIDEIKKLLPNKKIIKVSILKGTGIDELEETIVELVYGGKVKQGEASFITNVRHKDALEKAKMSILDAIDAIKQGLPLDFVEVDVKNCLEYLGEITGETVGEDVIDQIFANFCLGK, from the coding sequence ATGAGCGATACAATTGCAGCTATTGCAACAGCACCAGGAGAAGCAGGAATTGGGATTGTAAGATTAAGTGGAGAAGCTTCTTTAGAAATACTTGATAAAATTTTTGTTCCTACAAAAGGAAATAGTATAAAAGAATATAAACCGAGGAGACTTACCCACGGAAAAATTGTAGATCCTCATACAAAAAAATTAATAGACGAGGTATTAGTTGTATATATGAAAGCACCATATACATATACTGCAGAAGATGTGGTAGAAATTAACTGTCATGGAGGTATTGTTCCTGTACGAAAGATTCTTCAACTTGTATTAAGAAATGGAGCAAGGATGGCAGAACGAGGAGAATTTACAAAGAGAGCGTTTTTAAATGGAAGAATTGATCTTTCACAAGCAGAAGCTGTAATGGATTTGATCAGCGCAAAGACAGATAAAAGCTTTGATGTAGCCTTTGGTCAATTAGAAGGTTCATTATCTAAAGAGGTAAAAGCTATTCGGGATAATATTTTAGAAATGATGGCACATATTACGGTAAACATTGATTTTCCAGATGAAGATATTGAAGAAATTACATATAATGAGCTTATGGAAAGTTCAAATAAGATTCATGAAGATATTGAGCGCCTTCTTGAAAGTTCAAATACAGGAAGAATTATCAAAGAAGGATTGCATACAGTAATTATTGGAAAACCAAATGTTGGAAAATCATCTCTAATGAATGCATTGCTTAAGGAATCTAGAGCGATTGTTACAGAAGTACCAGGAACAACAAGAGATATTATTGAAGAATTTGTAAGTATAAGAGGAATTCCTCTAAAAATTGTTGATACTGCAGGTATTAGAGAAACGGAAGACATTGTTGAAAAAATTGGTGTGGAGAGAAGTAAAGAATTTTTCAACAAAGGAGATTTAGTGATTTTTGTATTAAATGCTTCAGAAGCTTTAACTGACGAAGATAGGAAAATTATAGAACTACTTAAAGATAGACCAACAATTGTTTTAATGAATAAAACTGATTTACCTGTTGTTTTAGATATAGATGAAATCAAAAAGCTTCTTCCAAATAAAAAAATCATTAAAGTGTCTATTTTGAAAGGAACAGGAATAGATGAATTAGAGGAAACTATTGTTGAGTTAGTTTATGGTGGTAAAGTAAAGCAAGGAGAGGCTTCTTTTATTACTAATGTAAGGCATAAAGATGCATTAGAAAAAGCAAAAATGAGTATATTAGATGCTATTGATGCAATAAAACAAGGCTTACCATTAGATTTTGTAGAAGTAGATGTGAAAAATTGCTTGGAATATTTAGGAGAAATTACAGGAGAAACAGTAGGAGAAGATGTAATCGATCAAATATTTGCTAACTTTTGTTTAGGAAAATAG
- the jag gene encoding RNA-binding cell elongation regulator Jag/EloR, which translates to MKFTEKTGKTVEEAVKSALEELKVTRDKVEIEVIEEPSKGFLGLIGTRLAKIRVTVKDHPEEAAVEFLNSIFKDMKLEAHCKTKLKEDSLYIEILGKDMGVLIGRRGQTLDAIQYLVSLVVNKDRENYLRVIVDTENYRKKREQTLVRLANKLANQVKIRGKDIVLEPMNPYERRIIHSTLQNHPYVQTRSEGEEPFRKVVIAVKQLSKTQ; encoded by the coding sequence ATGAAATTCACAGAAAAAACAGGGAAAACTGTAGAAGAAGCTGTGAAAAGTGCTCTTGAAGAATTAAAAGTTACACGGGATAAGGTAGAAATCGAAGTAATAGAAGAGCCGAGCAAAGGTTTTCTAGGTTTGATTGGTACAAGATTGGCAAAAATAAGGGTTACTGTGAAGGATCATCCAGAAGAGGCAGCAGTAGAATTTTTGAATAGTATATTTAAAGATATGAAGCTTGAAGCTCACTGCAAGACAAAACTAAAGGAAGACAGCTTATATATAGAAATTTTAGGTAAAGATATGGGTGTATTGATTGGAAGAAGAGGACAGACTTTAGATGCTATACAATACCTGGTAAGTCTAGTTGTTAATAAGGATAGGGAAAATTATTTAAGAGTAATAGTAGATACAGAAAATTATCGTAAAAAAAGAGAACAGACTTTAGTAAGACTTGCAAATAAGTTAGCCAATCAAGTGAAAATCAGAGGAAAGGATATAGTACTTGAACCTATGAATCCTTATGAGAGAAGAATTATTCATTCAACATTACAGAATCATCCATATGTTCAGACAAGAAGTGAAGGTGAAGAACCTTTTAGAAAAGTTGTAATTGCAGTAAAACAATTATCTAAAACCCAGTAG
- a CDS encoding YidC/Oxa1 family membrane protein insertase, protein MRFLAKPMGYLLLYLYKLIGNYGISIILFTVIVKLVLLPLTIKQLKSTKEMAKIQPKLKELQEKYKNDKEKLNIKTMELYKEHKINPMGGCLPLLIQIPIIFGLFSVLRTPAQYIAEPSFLQAISESFLWIPNLSNPDPIILPILAGITTYFSMSTTNTGAVQNQTMKTMNLVMPFLIIWWGRGFPAGLTLYWVVSNIFQMAQQYFISKGIVSKEELS, encoded by the coding sequence ATGCGTTTTTTAGCTAAACCAATGGGATACCTTTTATTATATCTATATAAGCTAATAGGAAACTATGGAATATCCATTATATTATTTACGGTTATTGTAAAGTTAGTGCTATTACCGCTTACTATAAAGCAATTAAAAAGTACAAAAGAAATGGCGAAGATACAGCCGAAGCTAAAGGAACTTCAGGAAAAATATAAAAATGATAAAGAAAAGCTTAACATAAAAACAATGGAACTGTACAAAGAACATAAAATCAATCCTATGGGTGGATGTTTACCATTACTGATTCAAATTCCAATAATATTTGGACTTTTTTCAGTACTGAGAACGCCTGCACAATATATTGCTGAGCCTAGCTTTCTTCAAGCAATCAGTGAATCTTTTTTATGGATACCAAATTTAAGCAATCCAGATCCAATCATACTGCCTATATTAGCAGGGATTACAACATATTTTTCAATGAGTACCACAAATACTGGAGCTGTTCAAAATCAAACCATGAAGACGATGAACTTAGTGATGCCATTTTTGATTATTTGGTGGGGAAGAGGCTTTCCAGCAGGACTTACGCTATATTGGGTGGTAAGTAATATATTCCAAATGGCTCAACAGTACTTTATATCAAAAGGTATAGTATCTAAGGAGGAGTTAAGTTAA
- the yidD gene encoding membrane protein insertion efficiency factor YidD has product MKEILIGMVKIYRRYISPLKPQTCRFYPTCSQYALEALEKYGAIKGTIISIKRILKCHPFHSGGYDPLK; this is encoded by the coding sequence TTGAAGGAAATATTAATAGGTATGGTGAAGATATATAGAAGGTATATTTCGCCATTAAAACCTCAAACTTGTAGATTTTATCCAACATGTTCTCAATATGCATTAGAAGCTTTAGAAAAATATGGAGCAATTAAAGGAACAATTATAAGTATAAAAAGAATTTTAAAATGTCATCCCTTTCACTCAGGAGGATATGACCCTTTAAAATAA
- the rnpA gene encoding ribonuclease P protein component → MKDTLRLREDTAFKRIYSKGNSLANKYLVLFYLKKKQEYNRVGFIASKKVGKSVIRNRARRLMKEAFRLYSSDIQRGYDLIFIARVNMKDAAYKDVEKAMMHILKKSKLLKQVKKI, encoded by the coding sequence ATGAAAGATACGTTGCGATTAAGAGAAGATACTGCTTTTAAAAGGATCTATTCTAAAGGAAATTCATTAGCCAATAAATATTTGGTACTATTTTATTTAAAGAAGAAACAAGAATACAATCGAGTAGGGTTTATTGCTAGTAAAAAAGTTGGTAAAAGTGTTATCAGAAATAGAGCAAGAAGATTAATGAAAGAAGCTTTTCGTTTATATAGCTCAGATATTCAAAGAGGATATGATCTTATTTTTATCGCTAGAGTAAATATGAAGGACGCAGCGTATAAAGATGTAGAAAAGGCAATGATGCATATTTTAAAAAAATCAAAATTATTGAAACAGGTGAAAAAAATTTGA
- the rpmH gene encoding 50S ribosomal protein L34, whose translation MKRTYQPKKRQRKKEHGFRKRMSTKSGRNVLKRRRQKGRKRLTA comes from the coding sequence GTGAAAAGAACTTATCAGCCAAAGAAAAGACAAAGAAAGAAAGAGCATGGATTTAGAAAAAGAATGAGTACAAAATCAGGAAGAAATGTTTTAAAAAGACGTAGACAAAAAGGCAGAAAAAGATTGACTGCATAA
- the dnaA gene encoding chromosomal replication initiator protein DnaA, protein MNIQLSEIWQQTLNLIKTELTEVSYNTWLKPIEPLTINGKTIILAVANDFSKGILEARYATLIMNAIKHITSDEYNLVFTVPGSEAYLKASKVQPNNHNNKNSFDMLNLNPKYVFDTFVIGNSNRFAHAASLAVAEAPAKAYNPLFIYGGVGLGKTHLMHAIGHFILGQNPNARVVYVSSEKFTNELINSIKDDKNEEFRNKYRNVDVLLVDDIQFIAGKERTQEEFFHTFNALHEANKQIIISSDRPPKEIPTLEDRLRSRFEWGLITDIQPPDLETRIAILRKKAEIEGIDVPNEVMHYIAKKIQSNIRELEGALIRIVAYSSLTNKEVTIELASEALKDIIASTKPKQITVSLIKEVIAENFNIKLDDFNSKKRTRSIAYPRQIAMYLSRELTDLSLPKIGDEFGGRDHTTVIHAHEKISKDIAANPDFKMKIDAIIKDIKGK, encoded by the coding sequence ATGAATATCCAACTGTCTGAAATATGGCAGCAAACATTAAATTTAATCAAAACAGAGCTTACGGAAGTCAGCTATAATACATGGCTTAAGCCTATAGAACCTTTAACTATAAATGGAAAAACTATTATTTTGGCTGTTGCAAATGACTTTTCAAAAGGAATATTAGAAGCAAGATATGCAACACTCATTATGAATGCAATAAAACACATCACTTCTGATGAATATAATTTAGTTTTTACAGTTCCAGGCAGTGAAGCATATTTAAAAGCTTCTAAAGTTCAACCAAACAACCACAATAATAAAAATTCCTTTGATATGCTAAATTTAAATCCTAAATATGTTTTTGATACTTTTGTAATTGGCAATAGCAATCGTTTTGCCCATGCAGCATCTCTTGCTGTTGCAGAAGCACCTGCAAAAGCATATAATCCTCTATTCATATATGGAGGAGTAGGACTTGGAAAAACCCATTTAATGCATGCAATCGGCCATTTTATACTGGGACAAAACCCAAATGCTAGAGTTGTTTATGTTTCTTCAGAAAAATTTACAAATGAATTAATCAACTCTATAAAAGATGATAAAAATGAAGAATTTCGTAATAAATACAGAAATGTTGATGTTTTACTAGTAGATGATATCCAATTTATCGCTGGTAAAGAAAGAACTCAAGAAGAGTTCTTTCATACCTTTAATGCACTTCATGAAGCAAATAAACAAATTATCATCTCTAGTGATAGACCTCCAAAAGAGATTCCAACCCTAGAAGATCGATTACGTTCTAGATTTGAATGGGGACTTATTACAGATATTCAACCTCCTGATCTTGAAACAAGAATTGCCATTCTTCGCAAAAAAGCTGAAATTGAAGGTATCGATGTTCCTAACGAGGTTATGCACTATATCGCTAAAAAAATTCAATCAAATATTCGAGAATTAGAAGGAGCTTTGATAAGAATTGTCGCTTATTCTTCTCTTACAAATAAAGAGGTTACAATAGAGCTTGCAAGTGAAGCACTAAAGGATATTATTGCATCAACTAAGCCAAAACAGATAACTGTATCTCTTATTAAAGAAGTAATAGCTGAAAATTTTAATATAAAATTAGATGATTTTAATTCAAAGAAAAGAACAAGATCTATTGCTTATCCAAGACAAATTGCTATGTATTTATCTAGAGAATTAACAGATCTATCACTTCCTAAAATTGGAGATGAATTCGGAGGAAGAGATCATACTACTGTTATACACGCACATGAGAAGATTTCAAAGGATATTGCAGCTAACCCAGATTTTAAAATGAAAATTGATGCAATTATTAAGGATATAAAGGGAAAATAA
- the dnaN gene encoding DNA polymerase III subunit beta codes for MKIICNQRKLSSSINTVQKAVTSKTTLPILKGILIETCGQQLKLVGTDLEIGIENYIDAEILSPGAIVLSSKILGDIIRKLPDADVEIEVDENNNTIIRCENSEFTLIGQDAVEYPELPTVEEEHAYKLPQDLLKNMIKQTVFATSLDETRPILSGVLMELQEESINMVALDGYRLALRRANIKNTVKQKSVIPSKTLNEINRILTEEENTDVEIFFTDKHVLFNMKQTRVISRLLEGEFINYNQIIPKEYKSRAKVKTKKLLDSIERASLLAKEGKNNLVKFSVKDEFMHITSNAEIGKVFESVSIELEGEDIDIGFNSKYFLDALKIIDSEEVYLEFTTSVSPCIVKPADHSNYTYLILPVRLVG; via the coding sequence ATGAAGATCATTTGTAACCAACGAAAGTTATCCTCAAGCATAAATACAGTTCAAAAAGCAGTAACATCTAAAACAACTTTGCCTATATTGAAAGGTATTTTAATAGAAACCTGTGGGCAACAATTAAAACTAGTTGGTACAGATTTAGAAATAGGAATAGAAAATTATATAGATGCAGAAATTTTATCTCCAGGAGCAATTGTTTTATCTTCTAAAATATTAGGGGATATTATTAGAAAATTGCCTGATGCAGATGTTGAAATAGAAGTAGATGAAAATAACAATACAATTATTAGATGTGAAAATTCTGAGTTTACATTAATAGGACAAGATGCTGTTGAATATCCAGAACTACCAACAGTTGAAGAAGAGCATGCATATAAGCTTCCTCAAGATCTTTTAAAAAATATGATAAAGCAAACAGTATTTGCTACATCTTTAGATGAAACTCGTCCAATTCTTTCTGGTGTTTTAATGGAGCTACAAGAAGAATCTATTAATATGGTTGCTTTAGATGGGTATCGATTAGCTTTAAGAAGGGCAAATATAAAAAATACTGTCAAACAAAAATCTGTTATTCCATCAAAAACATTAAATGAGATAAATAGAATCTTAACAGAAGAGGAAAACACAGATGTTGAAATCTTTTTTACTGATAAACATGTTCTATTTAATATGAAACAAACAAGAGTTATATCAAGATTATTAGAAGGAGAATTCATAAATTATAATCAAATTATTCCAAAAGAATATAAATCAAGAGCAAAGGTAAAAACAAAAAAATTGTTAGATAGTATAGAACGTGCATCTTTATTAGCTAAAGAAGGAAAAAACAATTTAGTCAAATTTTCAGTAAAAGATGAATTTATGCATATTACATCTAATGCAGAAATAGGAAAAGTCTTTGAATCTGTTTCGATAGAATTAGAAGGAGAAGATATTGATATTGGTTTTAACTCAAAATATTTTTTAGATGCTTTAAAGATTATTGACAGCGAAGAAGTTTATTTAGAATTTACAACAAGTGTTAGTCCATGTATTGTAAAACCAGCAGATCATAGCAATTATACTTATCTGATTTTACCAGTTAGATTAGTAGGATAA
- a CDS encoding RNA-binding S4 domain-containing protein, protein MVQLKIEGEYIQLDKALKLADLVQTGGHAKIVIQEGLVKVNEAVEFRRGRKLRDGDVVELEGERFVIKS, encoded by the coding sequence ATGGTGCAATTAAAAATAGAAGGTGAATATATACAGCTAGATAAGGCTCTTAAGCTTGCAGATTTAGTACAAACAGGTGGTCATGCAAAAATAGTTATACAAGAAGGCTTGGTGAAGGTAAATGAAGCTGTAGAATTTAGACGGGGAAGAAAATTAAGAGATGGAGATGTGGTAGAATTAGAGGGAGAAAGATTTGTAATAAAAAGTTAA